In one Gemmatimonadota bacterium genomic region, the following are encoded:
- a CDS encoding MBL fold metallo-hydrolase, translating to MTRRRAVPAWVTLASAWVTLGTLFGFSPAAARQDRPPALETIHVAGNVYMLQTPTAGGNIGVFTGPDGVLLVDDQFAPLSESIISAVSEISDTEIRFLINTHIHPDHIGGNENLAELGVLIFAHDHVRLRMLQQLRIPRRGGMFFPQPPEGARPVVTYSEAVTFHLNGEEVRAFLVPPAHTDGDSFVYFSGSDVLHLGDVFRTNMYPIIDVYNGGTFSGMIEALEIAIGLAGPDTKVIPGHGFGFTDREGLIEVLVMMLDIRHDVTTMIAQGRTLDEVMAADLTAEYDEKWGQVDSWNASDLLPIVYREYSGR from the coding sequence GTGACCCGTCGGCGGGCCGTGCCCGCCTGGGTGACCCTAGCGTCCGCCTGGGTGACCCTTGGGACGCTCTTCGGATTCAGCCCGGCGGCGGCGCGACAGGACCGTCCGCCAGCGCTCGAGACCATCCATGTCGCGGGCAACGTCTACATGCTTCAGACCCCCACCGCCGGCGGCAACATCGGCGTGTTCACGGGGCCCGACGGCGTGTTACTGGTGGACGATCAGTTCGCGCCCCTCAGCGAGAGCATCATTTCCGCAGTCAGTGAGATCTCGGACACCGAGATCCGCTTTCTGATCAACACCCACATCCACCCGGACCACATCGGTGGAAACGAGAATCTCGCCGAGCTCGGCGTGCTCATCTTCGCGCACGACCACGTGCGCTTGAGGATGCTCCAGCAGCTCCGGATCCCACGACGCGGGGGCATGTTCTTCCCGCAACCGCCGGAAGGCGCTCGGCCTGTCGTGACGTACTCCGAGGCGGTGACTTTCCATCTCAACGGTGAGGAGGTGCGAGCGTTCCTCGTACCACCCGCTCACACCGATGGCGACAGCTTCGTCTACTTCTCCGGCTCGGACGTCCTGCACCTGGGTGACGTCTTCCGCACGAACATGTACCCGATCATCGACGTGTATAACGGCGGCACGTTCTCCGGAATGATCGAGGCGCTAGAAATCGCAATCGGTTTGGCTGGGCCTGATACAAAAGTTATTCCCGGGCACGGTTTTGGATTCACCGATCGCGAAGGATTGATCGAGGTCCTGGTGATGATGCTCGACATCCGCCATGACGTTACGACCATGATCGCGCAGGGTCGCACGCTCGACGAAGTCATGGCCGCGGACCTCACGGCCGAATACGACGAGAAGTGGGGACAGGTGGACTCCTGGAACGCCTCGGACCTGCTACCGATCGTCTACCGCGAGTACTCGGGGCGGTAG
- a CDS encoding DUF3500 domain-containing protein, with translation MKRSTIGRVVAVFGLAMAAGLSAKLESRRDVAQMADRASAFLSSLSDEQRARAAYAFDDEEERLNFHFVPPEVFERHGVSLKEMNPEQKARTHALLAAGLSQSGHMTAMEIIEVEGILQAMEDGSTQFSRDPELYLMSVFGTPSTDGTWGWRFEGHHLSLHFTIIDGNLSVSTPTFLAASPAEVMDGPRKGLRPLGSQEDAARALLASLTPAQRETAIIEDVAPTNIVTGVALEVDPLSPVGVMASDFNRAQRDLLRELIRSYAMVMADDISALRLAAIRAAGIENIGFAWAGGTEKGDVAYYRVQGPTFLIEFDHTQRDPNHIHTAWRDFDGDFGRDLLREHLQQTQH, from the coding sequence ATGAAGCGGTCTACGATCGGACGTGTGGTGGCAGTCTTTGGTCTCGCGATGGCTGCCGGCCTGTCGGCAAAGCTCGAGTCCCGACGCGACGTCGCGCAGATGGCTGACCGTGCGAGCGCCTTTCTCAGCTCGCTTTCCGATGAGCAGCGCGCTCGCGCGGCGTACGCGTTCGACGACGAGGAGGAGCGTCTAAACTTCCATTTCGTCCCGCCCGAGGTGTTCGAGCGCCACGGTGTCTCGCTCAAGGAGATGAACCCCGAGCAAAAGGCCCGCACCCATGCATTGCTCGCCGCGGGCCTCAGTCAGAGCGGGCACATGACCGCTATGGAGATCATAGAGGTCGAGGGCATCCTTCAGGCCATGGAGGACGGTAGCACCCAGTTCTCACGTGACCCCGAGTTGTATCTGATGTCCGTGTTCGGCACTCCTTCGACAGATGGCACGTGGGGGTGGCGGTTCGAGGGGCATCACCTCTCGCTGCACTTCACGATCATCGACGGCAACCTCAGCGTCAGCACGCCCACCTTCTTGGCTGCGAGCCCGGCCGAGGTCATGGATGGACCCAGAAAGGGCCTGCGCCCGTTGGGGAGCCAGGAGGACGCGGCGCGCGCACTGCTCGCTTCGCTGACCCCTGCGCAGCGGGAGACCGCAATCATCGAGGACGTGGCGCCGACGAACATCGTCACGGGTGTCGCGCTCGAGGTCGATCCGTTGTCCCCCGTTGGCGTCATGGCCTCGGACTTCAACCGAGCGCAGCGCGATCTTTTGAGGGAGCTGATCCGGTCGTACGCCATGGTAATGGCCGACGACATCTCGGCGCTCCGTCTGGCCGCGATCCGGGCCGCGGGAATCGAGAACATCGGCTTCGCATGGGCCGGCGGGACCGAGAAGGGCGACGTCGCCTACTATCGCGTGCAAGGACCGACGTTCTTGATCGAGTTCGATCACACGCAGAGAGATCCCAATCATATCCACACGGCCTGGCGTGACTTCGATGGAGACTTCGGCCGCGATCTGCTGAGGGAGCACCTGCAGCAGACCCAGCACTAA
- a CDS encoding 6-bladed beta-propeller yields MSIRSPMPRPTAWICALVAIALFVAGGQLFAQSGPSPYRTVDDWAKLPDGRQMGAVGKVTIDPDGEHIWAVIRCDAFGPGRFGNECVDSDLDPVVKFDLAGNVVESFGGGMFIWPHGIDVDSDGNVWVTDAVSSANIPEGDSRGHQVVKFSPTGEVLLTLGTPGVAGSGPNSFDSPADVVVAPNGTVFIADGHNNNGNNRVVTFTSDGEFVRAWGRTGYGPREFRALHAIDMDSNGRIFVGDRSNNRIQIFDQEGTHLATWTQFGRPSGIAFDGNGQIFVADSESDNVQNPGWEMGIRIGDVETGWVTDFILYPWGDPREIAGNGAEFVAVDRDGNMYGGEPRPRKLQKYVRVR; encoded by the coding sequence ATGTCCATTCGTAGCCCAATGCCGAGACCCACCGCCTGGATCTGTGCCCTGGTCGCTATCGCCCTGTTCGTGGCGGGGGGACAGCTTTTCGCCCAATCGGGCCCCAGTCCTTATCGCACTGTGGATGACTGGGCGAAGCTGCCGGACGGACGGCAGATGGGCGCCGTGGGCAAGGTCACGATCGACCCCGATGGAGAGCACATCTGGGCGGTGATCCGCTGCGACGCGTTCGGGCCGGGTCGATTTGGGAACGAATGCGTGGACTCCGACCTGGACCCGGTCGTCAAGTTCGACCTCGCAGGCAACGTGGTGGAGAGCTTCGGCGGCGGGATGTTCATTTGGCCCCACGGGATCGATGTCGACTCGGACGGCAACGTTTGGGTGACCGACGCGGTGAGCTCGGCCAACATCCCGGAAGGTGACAGCCGGGGACATCAGGTCGTAAAGTTCAGCCCCACGGGCGAGGTGCTGTTGACGCTCGGCACGCCGGGCGTCGCGGGCAGCGGTCCCAACAGCTTCGATTCTCCGGCCGACGTCGTCGTGGCACCCAACGGTACCGTCTTCATCGCGGACGGCCACAACAACAACGGAAACAACCGCGTCGTGACGTTCACGAGCGATGGTGAGTTCGTCCGGGCTTGGGGACGGACCGGGTACGGGCCGCGTGAGTTCCGGGCGCTGCACGCCATCGACATGGATTCCAACGGGCGGATCTTCGTCGGCGATCGCAGCAACAACCGCATCCAGATCTTCGACCAGGAAGGCACGCACCTGGCCACGTGGACCCAGTTCGGGCGGCCGAGCGGGATTGCCTTCGATGGCAACGGCCAGATCTTCGTGGCCGACTCGGAGTCGGACAACGTGCAGAATCCGGGCTGGGAGATGGGGATCCGCATTGGCGACGTCGAGACCGGTTGGGTGACCGACTTCATTCTCTACCCGTGGGGAGACCCGCGTGAGATTGCCGGAAACGGTGCGGAGTTCGTCGCGGTGGACCGTGACGGAAACATGTACGGGGGTGAGCCCCGTCCTCGGAAGCTCCAGAAGTACGTGCGGGTCCGCTGA
- a CDS encoding PD40 domain-containing protein, producing MNMGPLINSGARDAEPTFTADGNTMYFNCFDRRGRTGSDICVSTLVDGEWTDPEIVAAVSTEEYVEVEPLLSPDGQQLYIMSNRPGGLGSMDIWVSERMDGDWSEPRNLGAPINSPYSDHCLYFAGPNWDVAYWTSTRPGGYGGNDIWTSERIDGIWQEAVNLGANVNSSASEHHSLPSEDGESLYVTSVRPDGYGGEDIFVTTRDEGGVWGPLINLGPAVNSDQDDRCPAFSPDYSIFYFDSEREGGYGNKDLWRVPYASIREIR from the coding sequence GTGAACATGGGTCCCCTCATCAACTCCGGGGCGAGAGACGCGGAGCCCACGTTCACCGCCGACGGCAACACGATGTACTTCAATTGCTTCGACCGGCGGGGTCGAACGGGCAGCGACATCTGTGTGTCGACGCTAGTCGACGGGGAGTGGACCGACCCGGAGATCGTCGCGGCTGTCAGCACCGAAGAGTACGTGGAAGTCGAACCGCTGCTCTCCCCCGATGGACAGCAACTGTACATCATGAGCAACAGACCCGGGGGCCTTGGCAGCATGGACATCTGGGTGAGCGAGAGGATGGACGGCGACTGGAGCGAACCCAGAAATCTGGGCGCGCCCATCAATTCACCGTACTCCGATCACTGCCTCTATTTTGCTGGCCCGAACTGGGACGTCGCGTATTGGACGTCCACGCGCCCGGGCGGATACGGTGGCAACGACATCTGGACGTCCGAGCGCATCGACGGTATCTGGCAGGAGGCCGTCAACCTCGGAGCCAACGTCAACTCGTCCGCGAGTGAGCACCACTCCCTGCCGTCGGAGGATGGGGAATCGCTGTACGTGACATCGGTTCGCCCGGATGGTTATGGGGGCGAGGACATCTTCGTCACCACCCGAGACGAGGGCGGAGTCTGGGGGCCCTTGATCAACCTGGGGCCGGCCGTGAATTCGGACCAAGACGATCGATGCCCGGCGTTCTCACCCGACTACAGCATCTTCTATTTCGATTCGGAGAGGGAGGGGGGGTACGGCAACAAGGACCTATGGAGAGTCCCCTACGCGAGTATTAGGGAGATTCGATAG
- a CDS encoding nitronate monooxygenase has protein sequence MKTRITELFGIEHPIIQGGMHYVGYAELAAAVSNAGGLGIITALTQPTPEDLAKEIARCREMTDKPFGVNITILPMFKEVPYPEYIRAVIEGGVKIVETAGRNPEPLLPAFKEEGIKVIHKCTSIRHSLKAERIGCDAVSVDGFECGGHPGEDDIPNMILVPRAAEELTIPFVASGGMADARSLVASLAMGADGMNMGTRFIATQEAPVHENVKQALVEADELQTSLIMRPLRNTERVLKNAATERVLEIERQKGSDIDIEDIRHLVAGAGGRTVLHEGKMDAGVFSCGMVTGLIHDIPTCKELIDRIMTEAEEIIRGRLEGLLSA, from the coding sequence ATGAAAACACGCATCACCGAACTCTTCGGCATCGAGCACCCGATCATCCAGGGTGGGATGCACTACGTCGGCTACGCCGAGCTCGCCGCGGCGGTCTCTAATGCCGGCGGCCTGGGCATCATCACCGCGCTGACCCAACCGACGCCGGAGGATCTGGCGAAGGAAATCGCTCGCTGCAGGGAGATGACGGATAAGCCCTTCGGCGTGAACATCACGATCTTGCCGATGTTCAAGGAGGTGCCCTATCCGGAGTACATCCGGGCGGTCATCGAAGGCGGCGTGAAGATTGTCGAAACGGCAGGACGCAACCCTGAACCCTTATTGCCGGCCTTCAAGGAAGAGGGCATCAAGGTCATCCACAAATGCACCTCCATTCGGCACTCACTCAAGGCCGAGCGGATTGGATGCGACGCCGTGAGCGTGGACGGGTTCGAATGCGGCGGTCATCCCGGCGAGGACGACATCCCGAATATGATCCTTGTGCCCCGCGCCGCTGAAGAATTGACGATTCCTTTCGTCGCCTCGGGTGGCATGGCCGACGCGCGCAGCCTTGTGGCTTCGTTGGCGATGGGCGCCGACGGCATGAACATGGGCACTCGGTTCATCGCTACTCAGGAGGCGCCGGTACACGAGAACGTGAAGCAGGCGCTCGTCGAAGCGGATGAATTGCAGACGAGCCTCATCATGCGGCCGTTGCGCAATACGGAGCGTGTCCTGAAGAATGCCGCGACCGAGCGGGTGCTCGAAATCGAGCGACAGAAGGGCAGCGACATCGACATCGAAGACATCCGGCATCTCGTCGCTGGCGCGGGGGGTCGCACGGTCTTGCACGAGGGCAAGATGGACGCGGGTGTGTTCAGTTGCGGCATGGTCACCGGCCTCATTCACGACATCCCCACCTGCAAAGAACTCATCGATCGCATCATGACCGAGGCTGAAGAGATCATTCGCGGTCGACTTGAAGGGCTTCTGTCAGCCTGA
- a CDS encoding aldo/keto reductase: MKYRALADTGVFVSELCLGTMTFGGRGQIWQAIGGLDEASADAIVGRALDAGINFIDTADVYSSGESETMVGKALQGRRHEVVLATKVRGRMGAGANDVGLSRLHITEAVEASLKRLGTDYIDLYQIHRADPFTAIEDTLRALDDLVRQGKVRYIGCSNLMTWQLMQALGISRAEGLEHFKCTQSYYSLAGRELEREMIPLLEDQGLGLLVWSPLAGGFLTGKFTRDATDAEARRASFDFPPIDKEKAFDTVDVMRKIAEDHEASIAQVALAWVLSKSAVTSVIIGARKLSQLEDNLGAVDVSLSDDELESLDEVSRLALEYPAWMDVLPSDRKPGEVRRYEEAQEDE, encoded by the coding sequence ATGAAGTACAGGGCGCTTGCCGATACCGGTGTATTCGTTTCAGAGCTCTGTCTCGGCACCATGACGTTCGGCGGTCGGGGCCAGATCTGGCAGGCGATCGGGGGGCTCGACGAGGCATCTGCTGACGCGATCGTCGGTCGCGCGCTCGACGCCGGCATCAACTTCATCGACACGGCGGACGTGTACTCTTCCGGTGAGTCGGAGACGATGGTGGGGAAGGCTCTGCAGGGCCGGAGGCATGAGGTAGTATTGGCGACCAAGGTGCGCGGGCGCATGGGGGCCGGAGCGAATGACGTGGGGCTCTCCCGGCTTCACATCACCGAGGCCGTCGAGGCGAGCCTGAAGCGCCTCGGCACGGATTACATCGATCTCTACCAGATCCACCGGGCCGATCCCTTCACCGCCATCGAAGACACACTACGAGCGCTCGACGATCTCGTGCGGCAAGGCAAGGTCCGCTACATCGGCTGCTCGAACTTAATGACCTGGCAGCTGATGCAAGCGCTCGGGATCTCCCGAGCCGAGGGGCTGGAGCACTTCAAGTGCACGCAGTCCTACTACTCTCTGGCCGGTCGCGAGCTGGAGCGAGAGATGATCCCGCTCCTGGAGGACCAGGGGTTAGGGCTACTCGTCTGGAGCCCCCTGGCTGGCGGGTTCCTCACGGGAAAGTTCACGCGCGACGCGACCGACGCCGAGGCACGGCGTGCTTCGTTCGACTTCCCGCCCATCGACAAGGAGAAGGCCTTCGACACCGTCGACGTGATGCGGAAGATCGCGGAGGATCATGAGGCGAGCATCGCGCAGGTCGCGCTTGCCTGGGTGCTGTCGAAGTCGGCGGTGACGAGCGTGATCATCGGCGCACGGAAGCTCAGTCAGCTTGAGGACAACCTGGGTGCCGTGGACGTGTCGCTGTCGGACGACGAGTTGGAATCACTGGACGAGGTCAGTCGGCTCGCTCTCGAGTATCCTGCGTGGATGGATGTGCTGCCCTCCGACAGGAAGCCCGGGGAGGTGCGCCGGTATGAGGAGGCTCAGGAGGACGAGTAG
- a CDS encoding NUDIX hydrolase encodes MHSLTRSATSVVLLLSVALPSAVQAQAEWTEADTRHVVDNTTTLVLSPDLSHLSEGERTVVAKLLEAGQLFQDLYEDQRHPDAARARENLVQGTAEAHLYRLFRGPIGTNDMNERVAFMDVRPEMPGKNVYPSGIERTELDAYLAAHPEQRDVLLGVRHVVRRASAAWLERDLATFQAYPGLRLLHPGVQSHLVSLYQSHVEGAFYAVPYAIAYADRMMRVRDLLRESAAAIQGEDRDLAAYLRLRANDLLTSNYEAGDAAWVAGQFNNLNAMIGSYETYDDALFGVKAFYSLSLLVRDRERSDGLAAALTDIQALENSLPYERHKGVRSQLPVGVYNVIADFGQARSTNTATILPNDADHARKYGRTILLRYNIMTNPQLFEGAHSRFCAGVAEQHCVELTMDGNFQRTLWHEIGHYLGVDRTEDGRTLDDALASVTNLFEEMKADLVSLFAAEQLHASGYYTDAQLRAVYASGILRVLQSSEPRREQPYQTMQLMQWNWYMDTGLLTMEDGRLAIHFDRYHEVVESLLREVLAIQSAGDLQRAGAFVDRWATWDGSLHGVIAQSVGSAGGGGYRLVRYGALVPGGTR; translated from the coding sequence ATGCACTCTCTGACTCGCTCAGCCACCTCGGTCGTTCTCCTGCTGAGCGTCGCGCTGCCTTCAGCGGTGCAGGCGCAGGCCGAATGGACCGAGGCCGACACACGCCACGTAGTGGACAATACGACGACACTCGTGCTGTCGCCGGATCTGTCGCATCTCAGCGAGGGAGAGCGAACGGTCGTCGCGAAGCTGCTGGAAGCGGGGCAGCTGTTTCAGGACCTGTACGAGGACCAGCGCCATCCTGATGCCGCGAGGGCGCGAGAGAATCTCGTCCAAGGAACGGCGGAAGCGCACTTGTACAGGCTGTTCCGTGGTCCCATTGGCACCAACGACATGAACGAACGGGTGGCGTTCATGGACGTGCGGCCCGAGATGCCCGGAAAGAACGTCTATCCGAGCGGTATCGAGCGCACGGAGCTGGATGCCTACCTCGCGGCGCATCCCGAGCAACGCGATGTACTGCTCGGCGTTCGGCATGTCGTTCGCCGCGCCAGCGCCGCGTGGTTGGAGCGCGACCTGGCAACATTCCAGGCGTACCCGGGACTTCGCCTGCTTCATCCCGGAGTGCAGTCGCACCTGGTATCACTCTACCAGAGCCACGTCGAGGGAGCGTTCTACGCCGTGCCCTATGCGATCGCGTACGCCGATCGAATGATGCGCGTTCGCGATCTGTTACGCGAGTCGGCTGCCGCGATTCAGGGCGAAGACCGCGACCTCGCAGCGTACCTCCGACTTCGGGCCAACGACCTGCTCACGTCCAACTACGAGGCCGGCGACGCGGCCTGGGTGGCAGGGCAGTTCAACAACCTGAACGCGATGATCGGCAGCTACGAGACGTACGACGATGCGCTCTTCGGAGTTAAGGCGTTTTACTCGCTCAGCCTGCTCGTCCGCGACCGGGAGCGAAGCGACGGGCTGGCGGCCGCGCTAACGGATATTCAAGCGCTCGAGAACAGCTTGCCGTACGAGCGCCACAAGGGCGTGCGCAGCCAACTTCCGGTTGGCGTCTACAACGTGATCGCCGATTTCGGCCAGGCGCGCAGCACCAACACGGCCACGATCCTTCCCAATGACGCAGACCACGCGCGGAAATACGGCCGCACGATCCTGCTGCGGTACAACATCATGACGAATCCGCAGCTCTTCGAGGGGGCGCATAGCCGCTTTTGCGCAGGAGTGGCCGAACAGCACTGCGTCGAACTCACGATGGACGGCAACTTCCAACGCACGCTCTGGCACGAAATCGGGCACTACCTCGGTGTGGATCGTACCGAAGACGGACGCACGCTCGACGATGCGCTCGCCAGTGTGACGAACCTGTTCGAGGAAATGAAGGCAGACCTCGTCTCGCTTTTCGCGGCTGAGCAGCTGCACGCGAGTGGGTACTACACCGACGCACAGCTGCGCGCCGTGTACGCGAGCGGCATTCTGCGCGTGCTGCAGTCCAGTGAGCCACGCCGGGAGCAGCCCTACCAGACCATGCAACTCATGCAGTGGAACTGGTATATGGACACCGGCCTGCTCACGATGGAAGACGGACGCCTCGCGATTCATTTCGACCGCTACCACGAGGTAGTCGAGTCACTCTTGCGGGAAGTGCTCGCCATCCAGTCTGCAGGAGACCTCCAGCGCGCCGGGGCCTTCGTGGATCGGTGGGCGACGTGGGACGGCAGCCTCCACGGTGTCATCGCTCAGTCGGTCGGAAGCGCAGGGGGCGGTGGCTATCGGCTCGTGCGCTATGGGGCGCTGGTGCCAGGTGGGACGCGCTAA
- a CDS encoding amidohydrolase family protein, translating into MRPTAPNGWLAVCLTLLSTVTSAPLCAQDLLIHDGIVVTSEGRFAADVLVRDGIIVELGQALTASPDVRRIDASDLLVLPGGVDPHVHLGGSRADDYRTGSMAALAGGITTISNFAFPAPGQTLAEAVAREAALIRDQALADVILHAGINDPATQQEQMSTLLAQTGQASVKVFMVNASFDANIRDYLATMDAAGRAGILTMVHTEDGPILARAVAELTAEGKTSLEYFPDSRPVLGEVVAMQRAVAMAEQTGAPIYAVHVSSERALRVAQDAQARGVSVFVETRPIYLHLTRERFEGPDRGLYVGQPPLREQRDQDALWAGLANGTIHVVGTDHVAYRREVKLDPSQTIARHRAGLNNLQVVRPMLYSEGVVAGRISVERFVAVTAANPAKLFGLYPRKGTISVGSDADLVLWDADETRAIRDEDMFSGAGFSIYSGWEVTGWPTMTIRRGEVVFDNGEILAQPGSGQLLRRSRWSGF; encoded by the coding sequence ATGCGCCCCACAGCACCAAACGGTTGGCTCGCGGTGTGCCTCACGCTGCTGTCCACAGTCACGTCGGCTCCATTGTGCGCCCAGGACCTGCTGATCCACGACGGCATCGTCGTGACTTCCGAGGGGCGCTTCGCAGCGGACGTGCTCGTCCGTGACGGCATCATCGTCGAGCTAGGCCAGGCGTTGACCGCGTCCCCCGATGTCCGCCGGATCGACGCTTCCGACCTGCTCGTCCTGCCGGGCGGCGTCGATCCCCATGTGCATCTCGGTGGCAGCCGCGCCGACGATTACCGAACGGGATCGATGGCCGCTCTCGCCGGCGGGATCACGACCATCTCCAACTTCGCGTTTCCCGCGCCGGGGCAAACGTTGGCGGAGGCCGTCGCCCGCGAGGCCGCGCTGATCCGGGACCAAGCGCTGGCCGACGTCATCCTGCACGCCGGCATCAATGATCCGGCCACGCAGCAAGAGCAGATGAGCACGCTGCTCGCCCAAACAGGTCAGGCGAGCGTGAAGGTCTTCATGGTAAACGCTTCGTTCGACGCGAACATCCGGGACTACCTCGCTACCATGGATGCGGCGGGCCGGGCCGGTATCCTCACGATGGTCCACACCGAGGACGGACCGATTCTCGCTCGAGCGGTCGCAGAGCTCACGGCGGAGGGCAAGACGTCGCTCGAGTACTTCCCGGACAGCCGCCCAGTGCTGGGCGAAGTCGTCGCCATGCAACGCGCGGTCGCGATGGCTGAGCAGACGGGAGCGCCCATCTACGCGGTCCATGTGAGCTCGGAGCGCGCGCTCCGGGTAGCCCAGGACGCCCAGGCGCGGGGCGTCTCCGTTTTCGTTGAGACACGGCCGATATACCTACATCTTACACGCGAGCGGTTCGAGGGGCCCGATCGGGGACTCTACGTGGGACAGCCTCCGCTGCGTGAGCAGCGCGACCAGGACGCGCTGTGGGCCGGACTCGCGAACGGCACCATCCACGTCGTCGGCACGGATCATGTGGCGTACCGGCGTGAGGTCAAGCTGGACCCGTCGCAGACCATCGCCCGGCATCGTGCCGGCCTCAACAATCTCCAAGTCGTCCGCCCCATGCTCTACTCCGAGGGCGTCGTTGCGGGAAGGATATCCGTGGAGCGCTTCGTGGCGGTGACCGCCGCCAACCCAGCGAAGCTCTTCGGGCTGTACCCGAGAAAGGGCACGATCTCAGTCGGATCGGATGCCGACCTTGTGCTCTGGGACGCCGATGAGACGCGCGCGATCCGCGACGAGGACATGTTCTCGGGCGCGGGGTTCTCGATCTACTCGGGCTGGGAGGTCACCGGATGGCCGACCATGACGATACGACGCGGCGAGGTCGTCTTCGATAACGGAGAGATCCTTGCCCAGCCCGGTTCGGGCCAGCTTCTTCGGCGGAGTCGCTGGTCGGGGTTCTGA
- a CDS encoding type II toxin-antitoxin system prevent-host-death family antitoxin, producing MEEDIEVMAISKFKATCLAVLERVRRTGRPVLVTRRGQPIAEVVPPRPSVRGSGWVGSLATHAAIVGDVVEPVASIDEWEVLGT from the coding sequence ATGGAGGAAGACATCGAAGTGATGGCCATCTCGAAATTCAAGGCTACGTGCCTGGCCGTGCTCGAGCGGGTTCGGCGTACGGGACGTCCCGTTCTCGTCACGCGCCGGGGTCAGCCGATCGCCGAAGTGGTCCCGCCCCGCCCGTCCGTGCGGGGGTCCGGGTGGGTGGGCTCCCTGGCCACGCACGCCGCCATCGTGGGTGACGTCGTGGAACCCGTCGCCTCCATCGACGAGTGGGAGGTCCTGGGGACGTGA
- a CDS encoding type II toxin-antitoxin system VapC family toxin translates to MKLLLDTHIWIWSLIEPARLTDEVRVALESDDNELWLSPISTWETLMLMERGRVSVEGEPQALVSRMLKAGPFHEAPLTHAVAQESRRLGFDPSDPADRFLGATAVVYELTLVTADARLLSATEYRTLPNR, encoded by the coding sequence GTGAAGCTGCTCCTCGACACCCACATCTGGATCTGGAGTCTCATCGAGCCCGCCCGCCTGACCGACGAGGTACGCGTGGCGCTAGAGTCCGACGACAACGAGCTCTGGCTTTCTCCCATAAGCACATGGGAAACGCTGATGCTCATGGAGCGTGGGCGAGTCTCCGTGGAGGGGGAGCCACAGGCCCTGGTCTCCCGCATGCTGAAGGCGGGCCCGTTCCACGAGGCGCCCCTTACGCATGCCGTGGCACAGGAGAGTCGTCGGCTCGGGTTCGACCCGTCGGATCCGGCCGACCGCTTTCTCGGAGCCACGGCCGTCGTCTATGAACTGACGCTCGTCACGGCCGACGCCCGTCTGTTGAGCGCTACCGAGTACCGGACGCTACCCAACCGCTAG